Proteins encoded together in one Acipenser ruthenus chromosome 22, fAciRut3.2 maternal haplotype, whole genome shotgun sequence window:
- the LOC117973794 gene encoding protocadherin alpha-8-like: MDLFTMRNGDYRRQWTYRWIIFLFAFVVCFWKTAAAQIRYSIPEELNHGSLVGNIAKDLGLDISKLADRRFRIVSGTKQQLLQVNQKTGVLFVNHNIDREKLCDRNNNCLINIKTVIENPLEIHYVGVEILDINDNSPSFPEKDKRLEMTESTQQGARFPLEGAHDADVGINSLSFYQLSQNEHFELEVKDRGDDNKIPVLVLKKPLDRERNPEHNLLLTAVDGGNPARFGTLNITITVLDINDNAPVFDKEVYSVTLQENVPVGTFVVKVNATDLDDGLNGVVEYSFGNTFRSKASELFDLDRTTGEIKVKGPIDFEEKESYEIDVQATDKSQSPLTVHCSVVLQIQDVNDNTPEIEVTSLSSLISEDAKPGTVIALISVTDLDSDINGKMVCTLSENIVFELEPSFQENVYSLLTKEHLDREISSQYSITITATDLGHPSLSSFKTITITVSDINDNSPSFTQDPYTFYVLENNAPGASIFSVSAFDLDQNENARVSYYMKAGEVLGKPLSSLLSINSDNGNVYAIRGFDFEEVKNFKFQVLAKDSGVPSLSCNVTVNVFILDQNDNAPVILSPLSKDGSAEAVETIPRNVKTGYLVTKVRAHDADIGYNAWLSFSLQQATDPTLFGLERNTGTIRTLRPLTETDSTEHKLIIAVKDNGNYSLSTTATIRITTVENTEAFAFSDFKSNTKQQEGNNLTFYLIITLGSISSLFVVSIITLIAIQCHRPRDYISTRYSHDTNYAEVSGDGSLCRSYQYRAAEKHFMFVGPAMNIGSASGFGSNRNTLVIADNGMKASGEVSDVEMLISTC; this comes from the coding sequence ATGGATTTATTCACAATGAGGAACGGAGATTATAGAAGACAATGGACGTACAGATggatcatttttctttttgcttttgtgGTATGCTTTTGGAAAACCGCTGCTGCTCAAATCCGCTATTCTATTCCCGAAGAATTAAACCATGGCTCTCTTGTTGGAAATATAGCCAAGGATCTGGGGCTTGATATTAGCAAACTAGCGGACCGCAGATTTCGTATTGTTTCTGGAACAAAGCAGCAACTATTGCAGGTAAATCAAAAGACTGGCGTTTTGTTTGTTAATCACAATATAGACAGGGAGAAACTGTGTGATAGAAACAATAACTGTTTAATTAACATTAAAACTGTTATAGAAAACCCGCTAGAAATTCATTATGTTGGCGTAGAAATTTTAGATATAAATGACAATTCTCCGAGTTTCCCAGAAAAAGATAAGCGCTTGGAAATGACAGAGTCGACGCAGCAGGGAGCGCGCTTCCCTTTAGAGGGTGCGCACGACGCAGATGTTGGTATCAATTCACTTAGCTTTTATCAATTGAGCCAAAACGAACATTTTGAACTAGAAGTAAAGGATCGAGGCGACGATAATAAAATTCCTGTTTTGGTATTAAAAAAACCTTTAGATAGAGAACGTAACCCTGAGCACAATTTGCTTTTGACAGCAGTTGATGGTGGAAACCCAGCCAGATTTGGCACACTCAATATTACTATAACTGTTCTTGACATTAACGATAATGCACCTGTGTTTGATAAAGAGGTGTATTCAGTAACGCTGCAGGAAAATGTGCCGGTAGGCACCTTTGTCGTAAAAGTAAATGCTACAGATTTAGATGACGGACTTAATGGAGTAGTTGAGTATTCTTTTGGTAACACATTTAGGAGTAAAGCGTCGGAACTCTTTGACTTGGATAGAACCACAGGGGAAATCAAGGTGAAAGGACCGATAGATTTCGAAGAAAAGGAGTCTTATGAGATTGATGTACAAGCTACCGATAAGAGTCAGTCTCCGTTGACTGTGCACTGTAGTGTTGTTTTACAGATACAAGATGTAAACGATAATACACCGGAGATAGAGGTAACCTCTTTGTCAAGCCTCATTTCCGAGGACGCAAAACCTGGCACCGTGATCGCTCTGATTAGTGTTACAGACCTTGATTCTGACATTAATGGTAAAATGGTTTGCACATTGTCTGAAAATATTGTGTTTGAGTTGGAACCATCCTTTCAGGAAAATGTATATTCCTTATTAACCAAGGAGCATTTAGATCGTGAGATTTCATCgcagtacagtattacaataaCAGCAACAGACCTTGGCCACCCGTCTTTGTCTTCTTTTAAAACCATCACAATCACTGTGTCTGATATTAATGATAACAGCCCGAGCTTTACTCAAGATCCATATACATTTTACGTGCTTGAAAACAACGCACCCGGAGCTTCTATTTTTTCAGTAAGTGCGTTCGATCTGGATCAAAATGAAAATGCACGTGTGTCATATTATATGAAGGCAGGTGAGGTTCTGGGTAAACCTCTGTCATCTCTTCTTAGTATTAATTCAGACAACGGGAACGTCTATGCAATAAGAGGCTTTGATTTTGAAGAAGTTAAAAACTTTAAATTCCAAGTGTTGGCTAAAGACTCTGGGGTGCCATCTCTCAGCTGCAACGTCACTGTGAATGTTTTTATTCTTGATCAGAATGACAATGCGCCGGTGATTTTGTCTCCATTAAGTAAAGACGGTTCTGCTGAAGCCGTGGAGACAATTCCACGAAATGTGAAAACAGGATATTTAGTAACAAAAGTCAGAGCTCACGACGCTGATATTGGATACAATGCCTGGTTGTCGTTTTCACTGCAACAAGCTACCGACCCTACTCTCTTTGGTTTAGAGCGCAATACAGGAACAATCAGGACACTTCGACCATTAACTGAAACTGACTCCACTGAACACAAACTGATCATAGCGGTGAAAGATAATGGAAACTATTCCCTTTCTACCACAGCAACAATACGCATAACAACTGTCGAGAATACTGAGGCATTTGCATTTTCTGACTTCAAAAGCAATACCAAACAGCAAGAAGGAAATAACTTAactttttatttgataataaCTTTGGGTTCAATTTCATCACTGTTTGTGGTGAGCATAATCACTCTGATTGCTATTCAGTGTCACAGACCAAGGGATTATATAAGTACCAGGTATT